Proteins encoded together in one Microcoleus sp. bin38.metabat.b11b12b14.051 window:
- the crtB gene encoding cyanoexosortase B produces MHIQRRIRIVLKRYLLGEGIAVLLVLLYAPLVVHWYDGWFNKNISIEHEYFSHGIIGLPYAAYIARTNRNSWLRLPNSQHFLGTFLLVLATLFYLSRLSDLVNFSLVVMLAGICLSLKGISGLKLQVMPLLFVFLASPNHIPYLIEPYALPLQHFIAETSGLILIKIGLNVRVEEIYLYVNDRIVEVAPHCAGLKMLFTSVYVSLILLDWTGVWMSRKRSTLFLAATSIISISSNIFRNTLLTYFHGTERETLFNWLHAGWGGDLYSACILGLLVLLINGIEKYLPSQSAN; encoded by the coding sequence ATGCACATCCAGCGCAGAATTCGCATTGTTCTCAAGCGATACCTCTTGGGTGAAGGTATCGCGGTACTCCTAGTGCTGCTGTACGCCCCCCTGGTAGTACACTGGTACGACGGCTGGTTCAACAAAAACATCAGCATCGAACACGAATATTTCAGCCACGGAATAATTGGTTTGCCCTACGCAGCTTATATTGCACGGACGAACCGAAATAGCTGGCTGCGCTTGCCGAACTCCCAGCATTTTTTAGGAACCTTTTTGCTGGTACTAGCGACGCTTTTTTATCTGAGTCGCTTGAGCGATTTAGTAAATTTCTCCCTAGTAGTAATGCTAGCTGGCATTTGCTTGTCTTTAAAAGGAATCAGCGGCTTAAAATTGCAGGTAATGCCACTTTTATTCGTATTTTTGGCTTCGCCAAACCACATTCCTTACCTGATAGAACCCTATGCCTTGCCTTTGCAGCACTTCATTGCTGAAACATCAGGCTTGATATTAATTAAGATTGGTCTCAACGTCAGAGTGGAAGAAATTTATCTCTACGTAAACGATCGCATTGTAGAAGTTGCTCCCCACTGTGCAGGCTTAAAAATGCTATTTACAAGTGTTTACGTCAGCTTAATTTTGCTAGATTGGACGGGAGTTTGGATGTCCCGCAAAAGAAGCACTTTGTTTTTAGCCGCTACATCTATTATTAGCATCAGTTCTAACATTTTCCGCAACACTTTGCTAACTTACTTTCACGGAACCGAGAGAGAGACGCTGTTTAATTGGCTGCACGCCGGATGGGGCGGAGACTTGTACTCTGCTTGTATACTAGGCTTGTTGGTACTTCTGATCAACGGGATAGAAAAGTATTTGCCAAGCCAGTCTGCGAATTAA
- a CDS encoding cyanoexosortase B system-associated protein — MKQMIWAQKLLRQYQSKIVVLVFLLVLVAAVAIPGYATGRWPWTNPPTIANLRQLKSLRQNGIALPGWQLIRLQNSVQIGGHRWLVEEIKNHQTIAILLLLPQNGAKNQPQIEWLDIDGFHRWQTDSHRSLRFTVKLASIPQQQQPTVEARFFRSWTPQQTFAVMQWYAWPNGGSPATSRWFWEDSIARLSNRRASWVAVSIIVPIQPGSDIKLVEPLLESLAQTVQTQLSAEIFRVE; from the coding sequence ATGAAACAAATGATTTGGGCACAGAAACTACTGCGGCAGTACCAATCTAAAATTGTGGTACTGGTGTTTTTGCTGGTACTGGTTGCAGCAGTAGCAATTCCCGGCTACGCGACGGGAAGGTGGCCTTGGACAAACCCGCCAACAATTGCCAACCTGCGCCAATTGAAAAGTTTGCGCCAAAACGGGATAGCACTTCCCGGCTGGCAGCTCATTCGCCTCCAGAATAGCGTCCAAATTGGCGGGCACAGGTGGTTAGTTGAAGAAATTAAAAATCATCAAACAATCGCCATTTTATTGCTGTTACCTCAAAATGGCGCCAAAAACCAGCCCCAGATAGAATGGCTCGACATCGATGGATTTCACCGATGGCAAACAGATTCTCACCGCAGTTTGAGATTTACAGTTAAATTAGCGTCAATACCGCAGCAGCAGCAGCCTACCGTCGAGGCCCGGTTTTTCCGAAGCTGGACTCCCCAACAAACTTTTGCCGTCATGCAGTGGTACGCTTGGCCTAACGGGGGTTCTCCAGCCACCAGCCGCTGGTTTTGGGAAGACAGTATTGCGAGGCTGTCGAACCGCCGCGCCTCTTGGGTTGCTGTAAGTATCATCGTTCCCATTCAACCAGGCAGCGATATTAAGCTAGTTGAACCGCTGCTGGAATCTCTCGCTCAGACTGTTCAGACTCAATTAAGCGCAGAAATTTTTCGGGTGGAGTAG
- a CDS encoding polysaccharide biosynthesis/export family protein, with amino-acid sequence MKLKNQCIAQNFTLFDPLKIGVTSRIKNRVAFALAGVHSTAWTLSFAAVFSGLNDQVFVQTAVAQSAVLTSQRLVPPPPPPPPRLPVPAPSPRSNFNRDINPAFRNRPYRLGPGDQIAIQVQRFPELSFTGAISPEGIIVLPLIGTVNLRGLTVEESQQRLRERFGQFIKNPQVSAALVVQRSVVVTVTGEVARPGFYPLVTPQLPAALAAASGTTPTAELRAVRVRRTLPGGVVAEQVVDILTPLQTGIAPPDLRLEDGDAIVVPYKQVTPDRKSDQDLASRYSLAAAAVPVQITVTGEVTKPGFYTLPAGSGRISAALVVAGGVTAKADLRAVRVRRTLVDGSSVEEPIDLYTPLAKANDLFDFPLASGDVIVIPQLDASTKNLDYDKALVARSTLIKPRIYVRVLSYASGGLTSFYLENGSKFLDAINNLPVNLADLRKMALIRFDQKQGTAINRKIDAKAALEGNISQNPMLEDNDVIVIGRNLVERVSYAINTVTRPFRDTLGFILFFEQLRNGVTNLFGPTPNNNNR; translated from the coding sequence ATGAAACTTAAAAATCAGTGCATCGCTCAAAATTTTACCCTTTTTGATCCCCTCAAAATCGGGGTAACATCCCGAATTAAAAATCGCGTTGCTTTTGCCTTAGCAGGTGTGCACTCAACTGCTTGGACTCTATCTTTTGCTGCGGTATTCTCCGGCTTGAACGATCAAGTTTTTGTGCAAACGGCTGTAGCCCAATCTGCTGTTCTTACTTCCCAGCGGTTGGTACCGCCACCACCGCCACCGCCGCCGAGACTCCCAGTACCTGCGCCCTCGCCGCGCTCCAACTTTAACCGGGACATTAACCCAGCTTTTCGGAACCGACCCTATCGCCTGGGCCCGGGAGACCAGATTGCTATTCAAGTTCAGCGGTTCCCAGAGCTCAGTTTTACGGGTGCCATCAGCCCTGAAGGAATAATTGTACTGCCGCTGATTGGCACAGTAAACCTGCGCGGCCTCACCGTAGAAGAATCGCAGCAGCGCCTGCGCGAGCGCTTTGGTCAATTTATCAAAAATCCTCAAGTCTCGGCTGCTTTGGTGGTTCAGCGCTCGGTAGTGGTGACGGTGACTGGGGAAGTGGCGAGACCTGGTTTTTATCCGCTGGTAACGCCGCAGCTTCCGGCGGCTCTGGCTGCTGCTTCTGGGACGACTCCGACGGCCGAACTCCGGGCGGTGCGGGTGCGGCGGACTTTGCCGGGGGGTGTGGTTGCGGAGCAAGTTGTGGATATTTTGACACCGCTGCAAACTGGTATTGCTCCGCCGGATTTGCGTTTGGAAGATGGAGATGCGATCGTTGTACCTTACAAACAAGTGACGCCCGATCGCAAGTCCGATCAAGATTTAGCATCCAGGTACAGCCTCGCTGCTGCGGCTGTCCCCGTTCAAATCACTGTCACTGGAGAAGTCACCAAACCGGGTTTTTACACGCTTCCGGCTGGTTCTGGTCGAATTTCGGCTGCTTTGGTGGTTGCCGGTGGAGTCACCGCAAAAGCCGATTTGCGGGCGGTACGAGTGCGGCGGACGCTAGTGGACGGCTCCTCGGTGGAGGAACCCATCGACCTCTACACTCCCCTAGCGAAGGCTAACGATTTGTTCGATTTTCCTTTGGCTTCGGGAGATGTGATTGTCATCCCACAATTGGACGCAAGTACCAAAAACCTAGACTACGACAAAGCTCTGGTGGCGCGGTCTACCCTGATTAAGCCCCGGATCTACGTTCGAGTTTTGAGTTACGCTAGTGGTGGTTTGACCTCGTTTTACCTAGAAAACGGCAGCAAGTTTTTGGATGCTATCAACAACTTGCCTGTCAATCTGGCTGACTTGCGGAAAATGGCTTTGATTCGGTTCGACCAAAAACAAGGTACAGCTATCAACCGCAAGATAGATGCTAAAGCTGCTTTGGAGGGCAATATTTCTCAAAACCCAATGCTGGAAGATAATGATGTGATTGTAATCGGTAGGAATCTGGTAGAGCGCGTTAGTTATGCAATCAATACTGTTACTAGACCTTTTCGCGATACTTTAGGATTTATTCTGTTCTTTGAGCAGTTAAGGAATGGCGTAACAAATCTCTTCGGGCCGACACCGAATAATAATAATAGGTAG
- a CDS encoding polysaccharide biosynthesis tyrosine autokinase: MTLSVVKRYLIAFDQYKWVGLATLAATVGVSGVVALQPSQAPVYVAAGTLAYRRPSVIFSSTTTKIQQEGQEITKDMLLDRRVVEAAAKKVNVSPKKLTDDVQVKMPTKNNDPSALIQVLYKNADRKKAEAVAEALMKEMVARSQTINTSRLRETIYQINKRLPKVTQELRQTEEKLEAYEKREGTSILAALNGALPQAITGNEQQQRQLRLQLGGIEAQMKSLQDRLGLNVEQAYVAQALSADPIIAQLRVQLFSIESQLKILRADLQEEHPKIVELLKQKQAFEQQLQQRQSEVLGGNGVAAPLRSADRIRVDSSLDPARQQLAQNLIALQTQQDMVSQQLKGVEKTEQLLREEHAKIPNKQLEQGRLAQQVALKKALYDKMQSALVDAEAAVAETTGSLTIAQLPKTDDVESSRRGLPVMLAVGGFVGLLLGGGLIFLLGMLNGKFYSWEEVRAALVEKEVAVLGVLPEVTAFDSYGDDRMPLALEPNSPYLEFYERLRTNLRRIGDKPVKVVLLTSATDLEGKSFSAYNLAIASARSGKRTLLIEADLRSASNVESLKIAADPLAAVEPLHYYGNISECVHLVPEVENLYVVPSPGFLRQASAVLESSEMRRLFDDVRNRFDFVVVDSPALSECNDALTLEPYTDGMILVARPGYTLSSMLSEAADQLLQSEDEDSHKSGPRLLGAIINGADIAVKFRHDIDELELPPMSALGDGAIEVRSRQLPQQSKPKNKAVNSKFNN; encoded by the coding sequence ATGACTTTATCCGTTGTTAAACGTTATTTAATTGCTTTTGACCAATACAAGTGGGTAGGACTGGCCACTCTGGCGGCGACTGTGGGCGTGTCGGGAGTAGTGGCCTTGCAGCCAAGTCAGGCGCCGGTTTACGTTGCTGCGGGTACGCTGGCTTACCGCAGGCCGAGCGTGATTTTTTCATCGACTACGACGAAAATTCAACAGGAAGGACAAGAAATAACTAAAGATATGCTGCTCGATAGAAGGGTGGTTGAAGCAGCAGCTAAAAAAGTTAATGTTTCTCCGAAAAAGCTGACGGACGACGTGCAGGTAAAAATGCCGACTAAGAATAATGACCCCAGTGCTTTGATTCAAGTATTGTACAAAAATGCCGATCGCAAAAAAGCAGAAGCGGTAGCAGAAGCGCTGATGAAGGAAATGGTGGCCCGCAGCCAAACTATTAATACTTCTAGACTCCGAGAAACGATCTACCAAATTAACAAGCGCTTGCCGAAAGTAACTCAGGAACTCAGACAGACGGAAGAAAAACTAGAAGCCTACGAAAAACGAGAAGGAACTTCAATTTTAGCAGCTCTGAACGGTGCGCTGCCACAAGCGATTACCGGCAACGAACAGCAGCAGCGCCAACTCCGCTTGCAGTTAGGAGGAATTGAAGCTCAAATGAAAAGCTTGCAGGATCGCTTGGGATTGAATGTAGAGCAAGCTTACGTAGCTCAAGCATTGTCTGCCGATCCAATTATTGCACAACTGCGAGTGCAACTTTTTTCGATCGAATCTCAGCTCAAAATTCTGCGCGCTGACTTGCAGGAGGAACACCCGAAAATTGTAGAATTGCTCAAACAAAAACAAGCTTTTGAGCAGCAGTTGCAGCAGCGACAATCTGAAGTGCTTGGGGGTAACGGAGTGGCGGCTCCGCTCCGAAGTGCCGATCGAATTCGGGTAGACTCTTCTTTAGACCCGGCGAGACAGCAGTTAGCTCAAAATTTGATTGCTTTACAAACGCAGCAGGATATGGTATCGCAGCAACTCAAAGGAGTCGAAAAAACCGAACAGCTATTGCGCGAGGAACACGCAAAAATCCCCAACAAGCAGCTAGAACAAGGGCGCCTGGCCCAGCAAGTGGCCCTGAAAAAAGCTCTCTACGACAAGATGCAGTCGGCTTTGGTAGATGCTGAGGCGGCGGTAGCAGAGACAACGGGGAGTTTGACAATCGCCCAACTTCCCAAAACCGATGATGTTGAGTCAAGCAGGAGAGGTTTGCCGGTGATGCTGGCGGTGGGTGGATTTGTGGGATTGCTGCTGGGCGGGGGGCTGATATTTTTGTTGGGGATGCTCAACGGCAAGTTTTACAGTTGGGAAGAAGTGCGGGCGGCTTTGGTGGAAAAAGAGGTGGCGGTACTGGGAGTTTTGCCTGAAGTAACGGCGTTTGATTCCTACGGCGACGATCGGATGCCTCTGGCTTTGGAGCCCAATTCTCCCTATTTGGAATTTTACGAGCGGTTGCGGACTAATTTACGCCGGATCGGGGACAAACCGGTGAAGGTGGTGCTGCTGACTTCCGCGACTGATTTGGAGGGGAAGAGTTTTAGCGCTTACAATTTGGCTATTGCCTCAGCTCGATCGGGCAAACGGACTTTATTAATTGAAGCAGATTTGCGATCGGCTTCCAATGTGGAATCTTTGAAAATCGCAGCAGATCCTCTGGCGGCGGTGGAACCTTTGCACTATTACGGCAATATCAGCGAGTGCGTCCATTTGGTGCCGGAGGTAGAGAACCTATACGTGGTACCGAGTCCGGGATTTTTGCGACAGGCCTCGGCGGTACTCGAATCGAGCGAAATGCGGAGATTGTTCGATGATGTTCGCAACCGCTTTGACTTTGTAGTTGTGGATTCTCCGGCTTTGAGCGAGTGCAACGACGCCCTGACTTTGGAACCGTATACGGATGGTATGATTTTGGTGGCGCGGCCTGGTTATACTCTGTCTAGTATGTTGTCTGAGGCTGCGGATCAATTGCTGCAATCGGAGGATGAGGATTCGCACAAATCCGGGCCGCGGCTGTTGGGAGCGATTATTAATGGCGCTGATATTGCGGTGAAGTTCCGCCACGATATTGATGAGCTAGAGTTGCCGCCTATGAGTGCGCTCGGCGATGGGGCCATAGAAGTGCGATCGAGGCAATTACCGCAGCAGTCTAAGCCCAAAAATAAAGCTGTAAACAGTAAATTTAACAACTAA
- the lpdA gene encoding dihydrolipoyl dehydrogenase, with protein sequence MTQGFDYDLAIIGAGVGGHGAAIHAVSCGLKVAIIEAGDMGGTCVNRGCIPSKALLAASGRVRDMRNAHHLKTLGIQLGSVDFDRGAIANHANTIVSKLRGDLTNSLKRLNVDVIQGWGKIAAAQKITIETDKGEKTITAKDIILAPGSVPFVPPGIEIDGKTVFTSDDAVRLESLPKWIAIIGSGYIGLEFSDIYTALGCEITMIEALDQLMPTFDPDIAKLAERVLIAPRDIETKVGLLAKKIIPGSPVIIELADFKTKEVVEVLEVDACLVATGRVPVSKNLGLEVLGVETMRGYIPVNDKMQVLVAGEPVQNLWAIGDVNGKMMLAHTASAQGIAAVENICGRSREVDYLSIPAAAFTHPEISYVGMSEPAAKELGKTEGFEVATVKSYFKGNSKAIAEGETDGMAKVIYRKDNGELLGVHIFGLHASDLIQEAANAIAQRDSVNSLAFRVHTHPTLSEVLDEAFKRAAGAAGGH encoded by the coding sequence GTGACTCAAGGATTTGATTACGATTTAGCAATTATCGGCGCTGGCGTGGGCGGACATGGGGCGGCCATACACGCCGTTAGCTGCGGGCTGAAAGTGGCAATTATCGAAGCGGGCGATATGGGCGGGACTTGCGTCAACCGCGGTTGTATTCCCTCGAAGGCGCTGCTGGCGGCTTCCGGGCGGGTGCGGGATATGCGGAATGCCCATCACCTCAAGACTTTGGGTATTCAGTTGGGAAGTGTGGATTTCGATCGCGGGGCGATCGCAAATCACGCTAATACTATTGTTAGCAAACTGCGCGGCGACTTGACAAACAGCCTCAAACGTTTAAACGTCGATGTTATCCAAGGTTGGGGCAAGATTGCCGCCGCTCAAAAAATCACCATCGAAACCGATAAAGGCGAGAAAACTATTACCGCCAAGGATATTATTCTCGCTCCCGGTTCGGTTCCCTTCGTCCCCCCTGGGATAGAAATTGACGGCAAAACTGTATTTACTAGCGACGATGCTGTCAGATTGGAATCGCTACCGAAGTGGATTGCAATTATTGGCAGCGGTTATATTGGTTTGGAGTTTTCGGATATTTACACAGCCCTCGGCTGCGAAATTACGATGATTGAAGCTCTAGATCAATTGATGCCAACTTTCGATCCAGATATTGCTAAATTAGCAGAACGAGTGTTAATTGCACCCCGCGATATTGAAACAAAAGTGGGTTTGTTGGCTAAGAAAATTATTCCCGGTTCGCCTGTAATTATTGAATTAGCTGATTTCAAAACTAAGGAAGTTGTCGAAGTTTTGGAAGTTGATGCTTGTTTGGTAGCAACTGGCAGAGTTCCCGTCAGCAAGAATTTGGGTTTAGAAGTTCTGGGCGTAGAAACGATGCGCGGTTATATCCCCGTGAACGACAAGATGCAGGTTTTGGTGGCGGGAGAACCTGTGCAGAATTTGTGGGCGATCGGCGATGTTAATGGCAAGATGATGTTAGCGCATACTGCATCTGCTCAGGGAATTGCTGCTGTAGAAAATATTTGTGGCCGCAGTCGCGAAGTTGACTACTTGAGTATCCCGGCGGCAGCTTTTACTCACCCGGAAATTAGCTATGTGGGAATGAGTGAACCTGCGGCGAAGGAGTTAGGAAAAACCGAAGGGTTTGAGGTCGCTACTGTCAAGAGTTATTTTAAGGGGAATTCTAAGGCTATTGCGGAGGGTGAAACCGACGGTATGGCTAAGGTGATTTACCGCAAAGATAATGGGGAATTGTTGGGAGTTCATATTTTCGGTTTGCACGCTTCTGATTTGATTCAAGAGGCGGCAAATGCGATCGCCCAGCGCGATTCTGTGAACTCTTTAGCATTCCGAGTTCACACGCACCCGACGCTTTCGGAAGTGTTGGATGAGGCTTTCAAACGGGCGGCCGGGGCGGCGGGCGGTCATTAA